In Dromaius novaehollandiae isolate bDroNov1 chromosome 4, bDroNov1.hap1, whole genome shotgun sequence, a single genomic region encodes these proteins:
- the LOC135328072 gene encoding interferon-inducible GTPase 5-like, with protein sequence MASADADLEAEALPHISEGDVNEIRAAVEKGDLTAAATKAQEILANEEKIQLHIAVTGESGSGKSSFINAVRGLQDHEQGAAEVGVTETTVQCSPYPCPQDSHVTFWDLPGIGTPNFRPDTYLQQVQFDRYDFFIIISSSRFTCNAAILAEAIQARGKHFYFVRSKVDQDVSNEQRLYDEEGVLKAKGKKATATRSQHYDERTVLDRIRQDCESNLTELGISSPQVFLVCRDGFGRKYDGPRLLRTFLDDLPSQKKLSFLRSLANTSKEVLRKKKEELMKYVWLKSLASCGASAVPIPGLSTAVDIAILVTSLQEYCRTFGLAEDSLQKLAEQVDKPVEELKAVMRSPLHHEISKDLVMKLLTKSFGGAVQYPLLVLKSIPIVGAVIGCLLSAAIAFPSTFFLLRNFLSDAAADAERILQRALEGTSQNSPKGS encoded by the coding sequence ATGGCCAGCGCTGACGCAGACTTGGAGGCGGAGGCACTTCCCCATATTTCTGAAGGAGACGTGAATGAGATAAGGGCTGCAGTAGAGAAAggagacctcacagcagcagctacaaaagcCCAGGAGATCCTGGCTAATGAAGAAAAGATCCAGCTCCACATTGCTGTAACAGGAGAGTCAGGCTCCGGGAAATCGTCTTTCATCAATGCCGTGCGTGGCCTGCAGGACCATGAGCAGGGTGCAGCTGAGGTTGGAGTGACAGAGACAACGGTGCAGTGCAGCCCTTATCCTTGCCCCCAGGACTCCCACGTGACTTTCTGGGACCTGCCCGGCATTGGGACACCCAATTTCAGACCAGAcacctacctgcagcaggtgcAGTTCGACCGCTATgacttcttcatcatcatctcctcCAGCCGCTTCACATGCAATGCTGCGATTCTGGCAGAGGCAATTCAGGCTCGGGGGAAGCATTTCTACTTTGTGCGCTCCAAGGTGGATCAGGACGTGAGCAATGAGCAAAGACTCTACGATGAGGAGGGAGTCCTGAAGGCCAAAGGGAAGAAAGCTACTGCGACCCGGTCACAGCACTATGATGAGAGGACAGTTCTGGATAGGATCCGTCAGGACTGTGAAAGTAACTTGACAGAGCTGGGCATAAGCTCCCCTCAAGTCTTTCTTGTCTGCAGGGATGGTTTTGGCAGGAAGTACGATGGTCCCAGACTGTTGCGGACCTTCCTGGATGATCTGCCAAGCCAGAAGAAACTCAGCTTCCTACGGTCCCTGGCCAACACTTCAAAGGaggtgctgagaaagaagaaggaggagctgaTGAAGTATGTCTGGCTGAAAAGCCTTGCGTCCTGTGGAGCATCTGCTGTTCCCATCCCTGGTCTTTCTACCGCTGTTGATATTGCAATCCTGGTGACATCCCTGCAAGAGTACTGCCGGACCTTTGGCCTGGCTGAGGACTCCCTCCAGAAACTTGCAGAGCAGGTGGACAAGCCTGTTGAGGAGCTGAAGGCTGTCATGAGGtcccccctgcaccacgaaaTATCCAAGGATCTTGTAATGAAGCTGTTGACCAAAAGCTTTGGGGGTGCTGTGCAATATCCACTGCTTGTGTTAAAATCCATCCCCATAGTGGGGGCTGTGATAGGCTGTCTGTTGTCGGCAGCAATTGCTTTCCCTAGCACGTTCTTTCTGTTGAGGAATTTCCTGtctgatgctgctgctgatgcCGAACGTATTCTGCAGCGGGCTTTAGAGGGGACGAGTCAGAATAGCCCAAAGGGGAGCTGA
- the LOC135328070 gene encoding interferon-inducible GTPase 5-like gives MQTQREQESAGREGEREHKACVGQPGAFCSSSAAARRCESSLGQPSPGARLTGHPLTAAAMASADADLEAEALPHISEGDVNEIRAAVEKGDLTAAATKAQEILANEEKIQLHIAVTGESGSGKSSFINAVRGLQDHEEGAAEVGVTETTVQCSPYPCPQDSHVTFWDLPGIGTPNFRPDTYLQQVQFDRYDFFIIISSSRFTCNAAILAEAIQARGKHFYFVRSKVDQDVSNEQRLYDEEGVLKAKGKKAPATRSQRYDERTVLDRIRQDCESNLTELGINSPQVFLVCRDGFGRKYDGPRLLWTFLDDLPSQKKLSFLRSLANTSKEVLRKKKEELMKYVWLKSLASCGASAVPIPGLSTAVDIAILVTSLQEYCRTFGLAEDSLQKLAEQVDKPVEELKAVMRSPLHHEISKDLVMKLLTKSFGGAVQYPLLVLKSIPIVGAVIGCLLSAAIAFPSTFFLLRNFLSDAAADAERILQRALEGTSQNSPKGS, from the exons ATGCAaactcagagagagcaggagagtgcagggagggaaggagagcggGAGCACAAGGCTTGTGTGGGCCAGCCAGGAGCCTTTTGTTCGTCCTCAGCTGCCGCCCGGAGGTGTGAAAGCTCCCTtgggcagcccagcccaggcgccag gctGACCGGACACCCACTCACTGCAGCCGCCATGGCCAGCGCTGACGCAGACTTGGAGGCGGAGGCACTTCCCCATATTTCTGAAGGAGACGTGAATGAGATAAGGGCTGCAGTAGAGAAAggagacctcacagcagcagctacaaaagcCCAGGAGATCCTGGCTAATGAAGAAAAGATCCAGCTCCACATTGCTGTAACAGGAGAGTCAGGCTCCGGGAAATCGTCTTTCATCAATGCCGTGCGTGGCCTGCAGGACCATGAGGAGGGTGCAGCTGAGGTTGGAGTGACAGAGACAACGGTGCAGTGCAGCCCTTATCCTTGCCCCCAGGACTCCCACGTGACTTTCTGGGACCTGCCCGGCATTGGGACACCCAATTTCAGACCAGAcacctacctgcagcaggtgcAGTTCGACCGCTATgacttcttcatcatcatctcctcCAGCCGCTTCACATGCAATGCTGCGATTCTGGCAGAGGCAATTCAGGCTCGGGGGAAGCATTTCTACTTTGTGCGCTCCAAGGTGGATCAGGACGTGAGCAATGAGCAAAGACTCTACGATGAGGAGGGAGTCCTGAAGGCCAAAGGGAAGAAAGCTCCTGCGACCCGGTCACAGCGCTATGATGAGAGGACAGTTCTGGATAGGATCCGTCAGGACTGTGAAAGTAACTTGACAGAGCTGGGCATAAACTCCCCTCAAGTCTTTCTTGTCTGCAGGGATGGTTTTGGCAGGAAGTACGATGGTCCCAGACTGTTGTGGACCTTCCTGGATGATCTGCCAAGCCAGAAGAAACTCAGCTTCCTACGGTCCCTGGCCAACACTTCAAAGGaggtgctgagaaagaagaaggaggagctgaTGAAGTATGTCTGGCTGAAAAGCCTTGCGTCATGTGGAGCATCTGCTGTTCCCATCCCTGGTCTCTCTACCGCTGTTGATATTGCAATCCTGGTGACATCCCTGCAAGAGTACTGCCGGACCTTTGGCCTGGCTGAGGACTCCCTCCAGAAACTTGCAGAGCAGGTGGACAAGCCTGTTGAGGAGCTGAAGGCTGTCATGAGGtcccccctgcaccacgaaaTATCCAAGGATCTTGTAATGAAGCTGTTGACCAAAAGCTTTGGGGGTGCTGTGCAATATCCACTGCTTGTGTTAAAATCCATCCCCATAGTGGGGGCTGTGATAGGCTGTCTGTTGTCGGCAGCAATTGCTTTCCCTAGCACGTTCTTTCTGTTGAGGAATTTCCTGtctgatgctgctgctgatgcCGAACGTATTCTGCAGCGGGCTTTAGAGGGGACGAGTCAGAATAGCCCAAAGGGGAGCTGA
- the LOC135328069 gene encoding interferon-inducible GTPase 5-like, producing MASADADLEAEALPHISEGDVNEIRAAVEKGDLTAAATKAQEILANEEKIQLHIAVTGESGSGKSSFINAVRGLQDHEEGAAEVGVTETTVQCSPYPCPQDSHVTFWDLPGIGTPNFRPDTYLQQVQFDRYDFFIIISSSRFTCNAAILAEAIQARGKHFYFVRSKVDQDVSNEQRLYDEEGVLKAKGKKATATRSQHYDERTVLDRIRQDCESNLTELGISSPQVFLVCRDGFGRKYDGPRLLRTFLDDLPSQKKLSFLRSLANTSKEVLRKKKEELMKYVWLKSLASCGASAVPIPGLSTAVDIAILVTSLQEYCRTFGLAEDSLQKLAEQVDKPVEELKAVMRSPLHHEISKDLVMKLLTKSFGGAVQYPLLVLKSIPIVGAVIGCLLSAAIAFPSTFFLLRNFLSDAAADAERILQRALEGTSQNSPKGS from the coding sequence ATGGCCAGCGCTGACGCAGACTTGGAGGCGGAGGCACTTCCCCATATTTCTGAAGGAGACGTGAATGAGATAAGGGCTGCAGTAGAGAAAggagacctcacagcagcagctacaaaagcCCAGGAGATCCTGGCTAATGAAGAAAAGATCCAGCTCCACATTGCTGTAACAGGAGAGTCAGGCTCCGGGAAATCGTCTTTCATCAATGCCGTGCGTGGCCTGCAGGACCATGAGGAGGGTGCAGCTGAGGTTGGAGTGACAGAGACAACGGTGCAGTGCAGCCCTTATCCTTGCCCCCAGGACTCCCACGTGACTTTCTGGGACCTGCCCGGCATTGGGACACCCAATTTCAGACCAGAcacctacctgcagcaggtgcAGTTCGACCGCTATgacttcttcatcatcatctcctcCAGCCGCTTCACATGCAATGCTGCGATTCTGGCAGAGGCAATTCAGGCTCGGGGGAAGCATTTCTACTTTGTGCGCTCCAAGGTGGATCAGGACGTGAGCAATGAGCAAAGACTCTACGATGAGGAGGGAGTCCTGAAGGCCAAAGGGAAGAAAGCTACTGCGACCCGGTCACAGCACTATGATGAGAGGACAGTTCTGGATAGGATCCGTCAGGACTGTGAAAGTAACTTGACAGAGCTGGGCATAAGCTCCCCTCAAGTCTTTCTTGTCTGCAGGGATGGTTTTGGCAGGAAGTACGATGGTCCCAGACTGTTGCGGACCTTCCTGGATGATCTGCCAAGCCAGAAGAAACTCAGCTTCCTACGGTCCCTGGCCAACACTTCAAAGGaggtgctgagaaagaagaaggaggagctgaTGAAGTATGTCTGGCTGAAAAGCCTTGCGTCCTGTGGAGCATCTGCTGTTCCCATCCCTGGTCTTTCTACCGCTGTTGATATTGCAATCCTGGTGACATCCCTGCAAGAGTACTGCCGGACCTTTGGCCTGGCTGAGGACTCCCTCCAGAAACTTGCAGAGCAGGTGGACAAGCCTGTTGAGGAGCTGAAGGCTGTCATGAGGtcccccctgcaccacgaaaTATCCAAGGATCTTGTAATGAAGCTGTTGACCAAAAGCTTTGGGGGTGCTGTGCAATATCCACTGCTTGTGTTAAAATCCATCCCCATAGTGGGGGCTGTGATAGGCTGTCTGTTGTCGGCAGCAATTGCTTTCCCTAGCACGTTCTTTCTGTTGAGGAATTTCCTGtctgatgctgctgctgatgcCGAACGTATTCTGCAGCGGGCTTTAGAGGGGACGAGTCAGAATAGCCCAAAGGGGAGCTGA